In Syntrophus gentianae, a single window of DNA contains:
- a CDS encoding PHP domain-containing protein has protein sequence MIREFRCDFHVHTCLSPCADLDLYPRAIVAMSLAKRLDIIAICDHNASENVPYVMKAAETTGLTVFAGMEITSSEEVHILALFDTVENLCTLQDLVYRHLPGENDEAYFGCQAIVNDHDEVEGLSDRLLIGSTELPLQRIVDEIHAQNGIAIAAHIDRESFSILGQLGFIPENIPLDALEISSRTGIAQARRLYPELAGFAFIESSDSHVIGDIGKGITRAFLKEPTTNELKMAFQKKEGRYILE, from the coding sequence ATGATCAGGGAGTTCCGCTGTGACTTTCATGTTCATACCTGCCTCTCACCATGTGCTGATCTCGACCTCTATCCCCGGGCCATCGTTGCGATGTCTCTTGCCAAGCGCCTGGATATCATCGCCATCTGCGACCACAACGCATCTGAAAACGTCCCTTATGTCATGAAGGCCGCGGAAACAACCGGGCTGACTGTATTTGCCGGCATGGAAATCACGAGCAGTGAAGAAGTGCATATCCTTGCGCTCTTTGACACGGTTGAAAATCTCTGCACATTACAGGACCTCGTCTACAGGCATCTGCCCGGAGAGAATGACGAGGCGTATTTTGGATGCCAGGCCATCGTCAACGATCATGACGAAGTGGAAGGGTTGAGTGACCGACTCCTGATCGGGTCAACGGAGCTTCCCCTTCAGCGGATTGTGGACGAGATCCATGCGCAAAACGGCATCGCCATCGCCGCCCATATCGACAGGGAAAGCTTCAGCATCCTCGGACAGCTTGGGTTTATCCCCGAAAACATCCCCCTGGATGCCCTTGAAATATCAAGCCGGACCGGCATTGCCCAGGCACGTCGCCTTTATCCCGAACTTGCAGGATTTGCCTTTATCGAATCTTCCGATTCCCATGTGATCGGTGATATCGGGAAGGGAATCACCCGGGCCTTTCTGAAGGAACCAACAACCAATGAATTGAAAATGGCCTTCCAGAAGAAAGAAGGCCGCTACATCCTGGAGTAG
- a CDS encoding NADH-quinone oxidoreductase subunit NuoE family protein, which translates to MENGNSELLQEFTEEQVAKLDEIIARFKGKPGGLIPCLEEAQVVLEYLPLPVQKRIAEGLNLPLAQVYGVVTFYSFFTMEPRGRHTVRVCLGTACYCRGGKALAENMEKNYHIGEGETTEDRRFTYETVRCLGACGLAPVIVVDENVHGRIKAQKMKAVLDEYE; encoded by the coding sequence ATGGAGAACGGAAACAGCGAATTACTTCAGGAGTTCACAGAGGAACAGGTAGCAAAGCTGGACGAGATCATCGCCCGCTTTAAAGGGAAACCCGGAGGTCTCATTCCTTGTCTGGAAGAGGCGCAGGTGGTTCTCGAGTATCTCCCCCTCCCGGTCCAGAAAAGGATCGCAGAGGGGCTTAACCTGCCATTGGCCCAAGTTTACGGCGTCGTCACTTTTTATTCCTTCTTTACGATGGAACCGCGGGGACGCCACACGGTGCGGGTCTGTCTCGGCACCGCCTGTTATTGCCGCGGAGGAAAGGCCCTCGCGGAAAATATGGAGAAAAATTATCACATCGGGGAAGGGGAAACGACAGAGGATCGGCGTTTCACCTATGAGACGGTCCGCTGTCTAGGCGCCTGCGGTCTTGCCCCGGTCATCGTGGTGGACGAAAATGTCCATGGCCGGATAAAGGCGCAGAAGATGAAAGCGGTTCTGGATGAATATGAATAA
- a CDS encoding (2Fe-2S) ferredoxin domain-containing protein: MAKLKIEDLKKIKEKVQSQTSLREGAQRAKVTVHMGTCGIASGAREVLNALMREMEEAAVSDVTVTTSGCMGLCSREPLVTVELVGKEPIKYEKMDEMKMRQVFKRHVMEGEIQTPFVLAKGAEIVR, from the coding sequence ATGGCGAAGTTGAAGATTGAAGATCTCAAGAAGATCAAAGAGAAGGTTCAGTCCCAGACGTCCCTGCGCGAAGGTGCACAGCGGGCCAAGGTCACCGTCCACATGGGGACCTGCGGCATTGCCTCGGGCGCGCGTGAAGTGCTCAACGCCCTGATGCGGGAGATGGAGGAAGCCGCCGTGTCCGACGTCACCGTAACCACATCGGGCTGCATGGGATTGTGCAGCCGGGAACCCCTGGTTACCGTCGAGTTGGTCGGCAAGGAGCCCATCAAATACGAAAAGATGGATGAGATGAAGATGCGGCAGGTGTTCAAACGCCACGTCATGGAAGGAGAAATTCAGACACCCTTTGTCCTCGCAAAAGGCGCCGAGATCGTTCGCTAG
- a CDS encoding NADH-ubiquinone oxidoreductase-F iron-sulfur binding region domain-containing protein produces the protein MKVFRSHLLVCGGTGCHASGSIAVKEALVDELNKRNLSDEIKVVETGCNGFCAMGPIMVVYPEGIVYMNIKSEDVSELVEEHFIKGRPLERLFYKEPGKEEGIPTMQEIPFFALQDLRVLRNRGLIDPENIEEYISRDGYAGLAKALTEMTPEDIVQEVLKSGLRGRGGGGFPTGLKWQFAQRSVGDVKYVLCNADEGDPGAFMDRSVLEADPHAVLEGMTIAAKAIGSNKGYIYCRAEYPLAIHRLNVAIGQAREMGLLGENILDTGFNFDLEIYQGAGAFVCGEETALMTSIEGKRGMPRPRPPFPAEAGLWGKPSVLNNVETLANIGQIMLRGGDWYASVGTEKSKGTKVFALTGDVNNVGLVEVPMGTTLGSIIYDIGNGIPGGKKFKAAQLGGPSGGCIPVEHLNAPVDYEKVAELGAIMGSGGLIVMNEDKCAVDMARFFMDFCKEESCGKCTPCREGTKRMLEILTNICNGDGKEGDIELLESMAYTIKDAALCGLGQTAPNPLLSTLRYFRHEYEEHIRDKKCRAAVCSALFKSPCQHTCPIGMDIPSYVALVRDDRLEDAYKVMLRTNPFPSACGRVCDHQCMSKCRRGLLDEPVSIKFLKRYITDQAPRPEIKPVAVTRKEKVAVIGAGPAGLTCARDLALRGYSVKVFEELPTPGGMLSWGIPSYRLPREILGKEIDDIRKLGVEIQCGVRVGRDISWDAVNQEFDMVYLAPGAHKSQRMGVEGENLQGVWGGVEFLRDFNMNEKAWTGGGKSLGDRVAVIGGGNSAIDAARTASRLGADVTILYRRLREDMPAAAEEIEAAEHEGIKIEYLVAPLKVIGSDGKVTGIECQRMKLGDYDSSGRKRPVVIEGSNFTLDVTTVIAAIGQTPDLSFVPQESGVAVNKWSTFDVWTDGFRSGTTNPKFFAGGDAVTGPSTVIKAIAAGHQAADDIDASIRKKNGEPAWTPPPEEEITIPFIIDEDTEEFPMARMPELEASARKANFQEVEVGYTRALAMKEATRCIRCDAKI, from the coding sequence ATGAAAGTTTTTCGCTCGCACTTACTGGTCTGCGGAGGCACGGGATGCCACGCATCGGGCAGTATTGCCGTCAAGGAGGCCCTTGTCGACGAGCTCAATAAGCGCAACCTTTCCGATGAAATCAAGGTTGTTGAGACGGGCTGCAACGGTTTCTGCGCCATGGGTCCCATCATGGTCGTATATCCCGAGGGCATCGTCTATATGAACATCAAGTCGGAGGACGTCTCCGAACTCGTCGAGGAACACTTTATAAAAGGTCGCCCCCTCGAGAGGCTCTTCTATAAGGAACCCGGCAAGGAAGAGGGAATCCCCACCATGCAGGAAATCCCCTTCTTCGCCCTGCAGGATCTCCGGGTACTGCGCAACCGCGGTCTCATCGATCCGGAAAACATCGAGGAATACATTTCCCGTGACGGCTACGCCGGCCTGGCCAAGGCCCTTACCGAAATGACTCCCGAAGACATCGTACAGGAAGTTCTCAAATCCGGCCTGCGCGGCCGCGGTGGCGGCGGGTTCCCGACGGGCCTCAAGTGGCAGTTCGCCCAGCGTTCTGTCGGTGATGTCAAGTATGTGCTCTGCAACGCCGACGAAGGCGACCCCGGGGCCTTCATGGACCGTAGCGTCCTCGAAGCGGATCCCCATGCCGTACTGGAAGGAATGACGATCGCCGCCAAGGCCATCGGCTCGAATAAAGGCTACATCTACTGCCGTGCAGAGTATCCCCTGGCCATCCACCGCCTCAACGTAGCCATCGGACAGGCCCGGGAGATGGGGCTGCTCGGTGAAAACATCCTGGATACGGGCTTCAATTTCGACCTCGAGATCTACCAGGGCGCGGGCGCCTTCGTCTGCGGCGAGGAAACGGCGCTGATGACCTCCATCGAGGGAAAGCGCGGGATGCCCCGTCCAAGACCGCCCTTCCCCGCCGAAGCCGGCCTCTGGGGAAAACCCAGCGTATTGAACAACGTCGAGACCCTGGCCAACATCGGCCAGATCATGCTGCGCGGTGGCGACTGGTACGCCAGTGTGGGCACCGAGAAATCCAAAGGCACGAAGGTTTTCGCCCTCACCGGTGACGTCAACAACGTGGGTCTCGTGGAAGTCCCCATGGGAACGACCCTGGGATCGATCATCTATGACATCGGCAACGGCATCCCCGGCGGCAAGAAGTTCAAGGCGGCGCAGCTCGGCGGTCCCTCCGGCGGCTGCATCCCTGTAGAGCACCTCAATGCCCCCGTCGATTACGAAAAGGTTGCCGAACTGGGCGCCATCATGGGCTCCGGCGGATTGATCGTCATGAACGAGGACAAGTGCGCCGTGGATATGGCCCGCTTCTTCATGGACTTCTGCAAGGAAGAGTCCTGCGGCAAGTGCACCCCCTGCCGCGAAGGCACGAAGCGGATGCTCGAAATCTTGACCAACATCTGCAACGGCGATGGGAAAGAAGGCGACATCGAACTGCTCGAATCCATGGCCTACACGATCAAGGACGCCGCCCTGTGCGGCCTGGGTCAGACGGCCCCCAATCCCCTGCTTTCAACCCTCCGGTACTTCCGGCATGAATACGAGGAGCACATCCGCGACAAGAAATGCCGCGCCGCCGTCTGCTCGGCCCTCTTCAAGTCGCCCTGTCAGCACACCTGCCCCATCGGCATGGACATTCCCTCCTATGTCGCCCTGGTCCGCGACGATCGCCTCGAGGACGCCTACAAGGTGATGCTGAGAACGAACCCCTTCCCGTCAGCCTGCGGCCGGGTCTGCGACCACCAGTGCATGTCCAAGTGCCGTCGGGGTCTCCTCGATGAGCCTGTTTCCATCAAGTTCCTGAAGCGCTACATCACCGACCAGGCGCCTCGGCCCGAGATCAAACCCGTCGCCGTGACCCGTAAGGAGAAAGTCGCCGTGATCGGAGCGGGTCCCGCGGGTCTTACCTGCGCGAGGGATCTGGCCCTGCGCGGTTACAGCGTCAAGGTATTCGAAGAGCTTCCCACACCTGGCGGAATGCTCAGTTGGGGAATCCCCTCCTACCGCCTGCCGCGGGAAATCCTCGGCAAGGAGATCGATGACATCCGGAAACTCGGCGTGGAGATCCAGTGCGGTGTCCGGGTTGGACGGGACATCTCCTGGGATGCCGTAAATCAAGAGTTCGATATGGTCTACCTGGCGCCGGGCGCCCATAAGAGTCAGCGAATGGGCGTCGAGGGCGAAAACCTCCAGGGCGTATGGGGTGGCGTCGAGTTCCTGCGCGACTTCAACATGAATGAAAAGGCCTGGACAGGCGGTGGAAAATCGCTGGGTGACAGGGTTGCCGTCATCGGCGGTGGAAACTCCGCCATCGATGCCGCCCGCACGGCGTCAAGGCTTGGAGCCGACGTCACCATTCTGTACCGCCGTCTCCGGGAAGACATGCCTGCCGCCGCGGAAGAAATTGAAGCGGCTGAGCATGAAGGCATCAAAATCGAGTATCTCGTTGCGCCTCTGAAGGTCATCGGGTCCGACGGAAAGGTCACGGGCATCGAATGCCAGCGGATGAAGCTTGGCGATTACGACTCCAGTGGACGCAAGCGGCCTGTGGTCATCGAGGGCTCAAACTTCACCCTCGACGTGACTACCGTCATCGCCGCCATCGGCCAGACTCCGGATCTGAGCTTTGTGCCTCAGGAAAGCGGTGTTGCCGTGAACAAGTGGTCCACCTTCGACGTGTGGACCGATGGGTTCCGTTCCGGAACGACGAACCCGAAGTTCTTCGCCGGCGGCGACGCCGTCACCGGTCCCAGCACGGTCATCAAGGCGATTGCTGCGGGGCATCAGGCAGCCGATGACATCGACGCCTCCATCCGCAAGAAGAACGGCGAACCGGCCTGGACGCCTCCTCCGGAAGAAGAGATCACCATCCCCTTCATTATCGATGAAGATACGGAGGAATTCCCCATGGCACGGATGCCTGAACTGGAAGCCTCTGCCAGAAAGGCCAATTTCCAGGAAGTCGAAGTGGGCTACACCCGGGCTTTGGCCATGAAGGAAGCGACGCGCTGCATCCGCTGCGACGCGAAGATCTGA
- a CDS encoding (2Fe-2S) ferredoxin domain-containing protein, with translation MLLVTICVGSSCSIRGSDELASEIQRFIEKENLADSIEIVGAFCMDACSKGVSIRVGERQFSGILPEDAESFFYREIMSCIDGQAEGKQND, from the coding sequence ATGCTTCTTGTTACCATTTGTGTCGGCAGTTCCTGCTCGATCCGCGGTTCGGATGAACTGGCATCTGAAATCCAGCGTTTCATTGAGAAGGAAAATTTGGCGGACAGCATAGAGATTGTAGGAGCTTTCTGTATGGATGCCTGTTCAAAAGGGGTGTCCATCCGCGTCGGAGAACGCCAGTTCAGCGGCATTCTCCCTGAAGATGCCGAGTCCTTTTTTTACAGAGAGATTATGAGCTGTATCGACGGGCAGGCCGAAGGAAAACAAAACGATTAA
- a CDS encoding NADH-dependent [FeFe] hydrogenase, group A6, which translates to MTSNGMLNVIIDNQSVQVEPGTTILQAAKKLGIKIPTLCAYQELNHFPGACRVCVTEVEGQRSLVASCVFPAANNMVVHTNTERVRMARRMVVELLLSNHPTECNHCIRNGNCELQKVAEVAGVREVRFPYPDFPKEDMIDTSSPSVVRDSRKCINCHRCVTVCEQVQTVNVLTPSWRGSDVKVSPAFDLPLLETNCIACGQCIMVCPVGALYEKDDVDKVWKALEDPTKHVVVQEAPAVRATLGEELGLPPGSLVTGKMIAALRRLGFDKVFDTNFAADLTILEEGTELLTRVKTGGKLPMITSCSPGWIKFCEHFYPDLLDHLSTCKSPQQMFGAMAKTYYAKTAGIDPKDIVVVSIMPCTAKKFECQRPEMCASGFRDVDYVLTTRELGRMIKEAGIDFVNLPDESFDAPMGEYTGAATIFGATGGVMEAALRTVYAVVTGGNLPDLNVTPVRGLDGVKEAALEVGDLGNVKVAVAHSMANARKILDKIRAGEADWAFIEFMTCPGGCIAGGGGPIPTTNEIRELRSLALYTDDCQVQEFRQSHENPSIKKAYETFLGEPNGEISHHLLHTHYTKRGIALPHKDVKLGGTEMPKHHHEAEPQKVS; encoded by the coding sequence ATGACTTCAAATGGAATGTTAAACGTCATCATCGATAACCAAAGTGTGCAGGTAGAACCGGGAACGACCATCCTGCAGGCAGCAAAGAAGCTGGGGATCAAGATTCCCACGCTTTGCGCCTACCAGGAACTGAATCACTTTCCCGGGGCCTGCCGCGTCTGCGTCACCGAGGTGGAAGGGCAGAGAAGTCTCGTGGCTTCCTGTGTCTTTCCAGCAGCCAACAACATGGTTGTCCATACCAATACGGAGCGGGTTCGAATGGCCCGTCGCATGGTCGTTGAACTGCTGCTGTCCAACCATCCCACGGAGTGCAACCACTGCATCCGCAATGGCAACTGCGAACTCCAGAAAGTGGCGGAGGTCGCCGGGGTGCGGGAAGTGCGTTTCCCCTATCCCGATTTCCCCAAAGAGGACATGATCGACACGTCAAGCCCCTCCGTCGTGCGCGACAGCCGCAAGTGCATCAACTGCCACCGCTGCGTGACCGTCTGCGAGCAGGTGCAGACCGTAAACGTGCTGACGCCCTCCTGGCGCGGCAGCGACGTCAAAGTCTCCCCGGCCTTCGATCTTCCGCTCCTGGAAACGAACTGCATCGCCTGCGGCCAGTGCATCATGGTCTGTCCCGTCGGAGCCCTCTATGAGAAGGACGATGTGGACAAGGTCTGGAAAGCCCTGGAAGACCCCACCAAGCATGTGGTCGTTCAAGAGGCGCCCGCCGTCCGCGCGACCCTGGGTGAAGAGCTTGGCCTGCCCCCCGGCAGCCTCGTAACGGGAAAAATGATCGCGGCCCTGAGGCGATTGGGCTTCGACAAGGTATTCGATACCAATTTCGCCGCCGACCTCACCATTCTGGAAGAAGGAACGGAACTCCTGACCCGGGTCAAGACCGGCGGAAAGCTTCCCATGATCACTTCCTGCAGCCCCGGCTGGATCAAGTTCTGCGAACACTTCTATCCGGACCTGCTGGACCATCTCTCCACCTGTAAATCGCCGCAACAGATGTTCGGCGCCATGGCCAAGACCTATTATGCCAAGACGGCGGGAATCGATCCCAAGGACATCGTTGTGGTCTCCATCATGCCCTGTACGGCCAAGAAATTCGAGTGTCAGCGGCCGGAAATGTGCGCCTCGGGTTTCCGTGATGTGGACTACGTGCTCACAACAAGAGAACTCGGCCGCATGATCAAGGAAGCGGGCATTGATTTCGTCAACCTGCCCGATGAAAGCTTCGATGCGCCTATGGGTGAGTACACCGGTGCAGCGACGATCTTCGGCGCCACGGGCGGCGTTATGGAAGCAGCCCTGAGAACGGTCTATGCCGTTGTAACGGGCGGGAACCTCCCGGATCTCAACGTCACGCCCGTCCGTGGTCTCGATGGCGTGAAAGAAGCGGCCCTTGAAGTCGGCGATCTGGGCAACGTCAAGGTGGCGGTCGCTCACAGCATGGCCAATGCCCGGAAGATTCTCGACAAGATCCGGGCCGGCGAGGCGGACTGGGCCTTCATCGAGTTCATGACCTGCCCGGGCGGCTGCATCGCCGGCGGCGGCGGACCGATCCCGACGACCAACGAGATCCGTGAACTCCGCTCCCTGGCGCTTTATACGGATGACTGCCAGGTTCAGGAGTTTCGTCAGTCACATGAAAACCCCTCAATCAAAAAGGCTTATGAAACCTTCCTTGGAGAACCCAACGGGGAGATTTCGCATCATCTCCTTCACACCCATTACACGAAACGGGGGATTGCGCTCCCCCACAAGGACGTGAAGCTGGGCGGGACGGAGATGCCCAAACATCATCACGAAGCAGAACCCCAGAAAGTTTCTTGA
- a CDS encoding ATP-binding protein — MLELALHILDIAENSIRAGAKLIRILIREDETRDLFLMRITDNGHGMSPEEQKKALDPFYTTKKVRRIGMGLPLLSDAAERTGGKMILRSKPGVGTVISAEFGLSHIDRQPMGDIPSVLIAIIVGNPGSDLIYRHEVQGRIYLLDTRNIKEALEDVPLNHPEVVNFLREHIMEGLSDIGAAA; from the coding sequence GTGCTGGAGCTGGCGCTTCACATTCTGGACATCGCCGAAAACTCCATCCGTGCGGGGGCGAAGCTGATCCGCATCCTGATCCGGGAAGACGAGACAAGGGATCTCTTCCTGATGCGGATTACCGACAACGGCCATGGCATGTCGCCGGAAGAACAGAAAAAGGCCCTTGATCCCTTTTATACGACCAAAAAGGTCAGAAGGATAGGCATGGGGCTCCCCCTCCTTTCCGATGCGGCGGAAAGGACGGGAGGTAAGATGATTCTGCGTTCGAAGCCGGGCGTGGGAACGGTGATATCGGCCGAGTTCGGCCTTTCCCATATCGATCGGCAACCCATGGGCGACATTCCCTCTGTGTTGATCGCGATTATTGTGGGCAATCCAGGCAGCGACCTCATCTATCGGCACGAAGTGCAAGGCAGGATATACCTGCTCGACACCAGAAATATCAAAGAAGCATTAGAAGATGTACCGCTGAACCATCCGGAGGTCGTAAATTTTCTCCGTGAGCACATCATGGAGGGACTGAGCGACATCGGGGCAGCGGCGTAA